The Candidatus Acidiferrales bacterium nucleotide sequence GTACCATTGTGCTGGGCAGGACGCATTGAATCCAACCCTGTTGAAGGGTCTTCGTTGGCTTCTGAGTGATGACGCCTTGGATCCAGCTAGGATAAGACAGGCTCTCGAGAGCTCCGATGCGATCTTCCGCAAGTTCGGTGCTGCCGCCGCCGCCCGGTTGCACAAACAGCAGAAAGAGCCGCTCGTTTGCGCTTCGGCGGTCCCTGATCCTGACATCTCCATTTTTGCGAGTCGTTTACTGGCGGGTTAGTTTGAGATTGGTGGCGCACGCTAAGCGATACGTTCAGGGGATTTTGCGAAGTGGGTGGCGCACCCTTTGATGTTTAAGGGTGCGGATCTTTTTGACGTACACGCAGCCAGACAATTTGAGCATCAGCGTGACCACGGCCAATCAAATCAGCGGCTACACGTACGATGCAGCCGGGAATCTCGATACGATTCCGGGCACCGGCGGCATCACCTTCACGTACAATGCGGAAAACGAACTGACCACTTCGTCAGCGGGCGTGAATTACACCCGAGTTTATCCTGAGCGTGTTACAGTCAAGTGCGCGAGAGGACAAAACCTTCCACTGTCACAGAACTGTCACACTAGACGGCATAAAACAGGCAAAAATCAGCGAACTTCAAAAAACTGAAAATCGCGCTATCTGACGGCTGGCAAAGGGATTTAGTCGAATTTTCCGTCAGTTAGCAAAACGGCGATTTAGCGTTAGCAAACCGCCGCCTTCAGCCTCTCGGCCACCTCTCCGCGGTCGGCAAATTGAATGGCCTGCAAAGTATAGCATCATCGAATGTTTTCCGTCTCGGCCAGACGCGCGCACATTGGAGGATGCGCCACCGCGCTTTTTCCTCGCTGTGTGTCGACTTATGAGTCTGATGTAGACTCATAACGCTTGCGAAGCAGATCGTCGGACCAACATCACTCAAAAACGAGCAGACGAGGAATTGCTGTGAACGGAGAGGCTGAACCCAGTGCATTCGCCATCCGATGAATACAAGCGCCGCCACGAAGCACGCCTGCGGATGCGTGCAGAACGAGAACGCATTCACATCCGAATTGGGAATTTCAAATTGATTGTGATTGCGTTGTTTTTGGCTCTGGCGATTCTGGCATTTTGGAAACATGCGATTTCAGGATATTGGGTGATTATCCCCGTTGTTGTGTACGCAGCGCTGGCCATCTGGCACGAGGTTGTGATTCGCGCACGGAGGCATGCGGAAATCGCAGCCGCATTTTATGAACGCGGGCTGGCACGGATCGAAGATCGCTGGAGCGGAACCGGCGAGACGGGCGAGCGCTTCCGCGATCCGAAGCATGTCTACACGGACGACATGGACATTTTCGGGAGCGGCGGGCTATTTCAACTGCTTTCCGGGGCAAGGACGCCTATGGGAGAGAAGTGTCTGGCTCGCTGGCTTGCCGAGCCATCGCCGGTGGCAGTGATTCTCGAGCGGCAGGCATTGGTTCGCGAACTTCGTGACAAAGTGGACCTGCGCGAAGATTTGGCGATGATCGGTGAGGACATGCGTCCGCGGCTGGGCCCCGAGGAATTGGCACCGTGGGCCGAAAAACCAGCGATGCTGCCGAAATCCGGCGTGCGTTGGATTACCACGACGCTGGCAATATTTGCTGTCGCGGCGACTGTTTTTTGGTTTGTCCATGGGGATTTCTGGCCGCTGCTGGCGTTGCTGATCATCAATAGTGCGATTTATGGATGGTTAAGGAAAAACGCAGAAGCAACGATCAGCGGTATGGGCAGCAACGCGGAAGGAGTGGTCCTCTTTTCGCAAATTCTTGCACGCATCGAGCGCGAGAATTTCGCATCGAAGCGCCTGGCCAAACTGCAGGATCAACTGAAGGACACGGGCAAACCGGCTTCGCATGCCATTGCGCGGCTGGCACGGCTCATCTACTGGATCGACGCGCTCGAGAGTTACGGCATGAAGCTGGCGAAGGTGCCGTTTCTCTCTTCGGTGCAGCTCGGATATGCATCGGAGGCGTGGCGCCAGCGCTGGGGCCGGCATGTGTGCCGGTGGATCGAAATTGCAGGCGAGATCGAAGCGCTGCTTTCGCTCGCGGCTTATTCCTACGAGCATCCTGGCGATTCTTTCCCGGAGTTTGCTGAAGAGACGAAACCGGAAGCGTATTTTGCAGGCGAGGAGCTCGGTCATCCTCTGATTCCCGCGGCGCGATGCGTGCGCAATACGGTTCGACTCGGCAAAGGAACGCGCGTCCTGCTCGTGAGCGGATCGAACATGTCCGGCAAGAGCACGCTGCTGCGGACCGTGGGCATCAATACGGTGCTGGCAATGGCGGGGGCGCCGATCCGGGGAAAATCTTTGCGTCTCTCGCCGCTGCGGCTGGGAACGCGCCTGCGGAGCAGTGATTCACTGCAGGAGGGACGTTCAAATTTCTATACGGAGATTCTGCGCATCCGCCAGGTCTTCGCCCTCACGGAAGACGAGGCGCCCCTGCTCTTTCTGCTCGACGAATTGCTGGAAGGCACAAACTCGCACGACCGTTCGATTGGCGCCGAAGGGCTGTTGCGGCAACTGGTTGAGCGGCATGCGATTGGCATTGTGACGACGCATGATTTGGCCTTGACAGAAATCGCCGGGACATTCGACGGCGCCATGCGCAACGCACATTTTGAAGATCAAATCAGGAATGGAGAGATGAGCTTTGATTATGTGTTGCGCGACGGAATCGTTCCCAGGAGCAACGCACTCGAACTCATGCGCTGGATCGGGTTAAAAGTGTAGATTGCGGCCAGCGACCCTCGAACGGATTTTATGGCGCAAGACAATTCCTTACCCTGAGCAATCCTCGAAACGAAGCGAACTCACGGAATCCCGCTTTGATGCGAAGGCCCGCGGTGATTCAAGACTTCGCATGATTCCCTTGCTGCTACGTAAATCTCTAGCTAGCATAGCGGCTCCATGCCGCTGGCGATCGAACACATAAGGCGAATGCGCGGCGGTGCGCAATCACACCTGATGCGGTGCGAGGACGAAAACTATTACATCGTTAAGTTTCAAAACAACCCACAAGGAACGCGGATTCTGGCGAATGAATTGCTGGGAACACGGCTGGCGGCAAGGATTGGGCTGGCGGTTGCGACGGCAGCGGTCGTCGAAGTGCGTCCGGAGATGGTGGCGCTGACCGAGGACCTAGTAGTCCAGCTGGGTCGCGGGCGCATTCCCTGCGCGGCCGGGCTGCAATTCGGCTCGCAGTATCCGGGCGAGCCGGCGAGGACGCCCGTTTACGACTTCCTGCCTGATGAGCAGTTGCGCGAGGTCGAGAATCTCGCGGATTTCGCGGGTGTGCTCGCTTTCGACAAATGGACTTGCAACACGAACGGGCGTCAGGCGATTTTTCTGCGCGCGCGGGACAGTGAGCGGTACCGCGCGGTGATGATCGACCATGGATTCTGCTTTAATGCCGGTGAATGGAATTTCCCGGATGCGCCCCTGCGCGGAATCTACGCTCGATCCAGAGTGTATGAAGGAGTGGGCGACTGGGAGGCCTTCGAGCCCTGGCTTGCGCGCATCGAGCAACGGATTACGGAAGACGTGCTGGACGAGATCGCCCGGGAGATTCCGCCCGAGTGGTATAATTTCGACCAGGAAGCACTCTACCGCATGATGGAGCAACTTTTGCGCCGGCGAAAGCGGGTGCGGGAACTGATTCAGAGCGCGAAAAATTCCACGCACGTGCCTTTCCCCAATTGGACGTGAATCATGCCCGAACGAAACACGCTGACGTACCGCGTCTTGCGCTATACGCCGAATCTGATCCGCGATGAGTGGGTCAACATCGGCATTGTGCTCGAAGATCCGCGGAAACAGCAGGCCCGCGCGCGGCTGATTGAAGAATCCTCCGAATTGGCGCGTGTACGCAGGTTGCACCCGGCTGCCGATGAAAACCTGCTGCGCTCCTTGCCCTCGGAGTTCGATACGCAGCTGGCGGCCACGGGCGCGAGCGGAGCGTGGATCGAAAGGATGGAACAAACCCTTTCGAACACGCTGCAGCTCAGCCCGCGCAAGGCTGTTCTGGCCGAAGATTTCGAGGCGGAACTTGACCGCTTGTACCGCGACCACGTCGCCGTGCCCCCCCGCCAGAGCCGCGGCGCCGCCATTCTGGAAAGCACGCGCGCCTGGATTCGCACGCGCCTCAACGACATTTTCAGGCGCCACCGCATCCTGGCGAAAATGGAAAAAAACGTAAAGGCGGAGCAATTCACGCAGCCGGGGGATCCGCTGCGCATCGATTACGCTTACCGGTACAACGGCACACGCGGATATCTGCAGGCATTTTCGCTCGGCCGCGATCCCGCACAGGCCAAGGTACTCGCGTACACGGCGGAGCGTATTCGCGCGCGGCAGGCTCGCCCAGGCGAGCAGGCGAATTCGGAATTCACGGCCATCACGGAAGCCGCGCCAGAACGCGATAACCCGCGCCATCAGTTCATTGTGCGGCTTTTTGACGAACAGAAGATTGCCATGGTTCCTCTGGCGCAGGCGGAGATCTTTGCTGAGCGCCTGCGGGTCCAGCTGCGGTAGCGCTTCGCGATATTCCCGCACAAAAGAAAAGCGGGGCGAGAACGCGAATCCCGCCCCGCCGGAGAGACTGGCTGGGGAACCCTACAGGACGCTCTCGCTCCAGTTCTCGAGGAAGTGTTTGATCTTCCCCATGAACTGGTGGGCGATGGCGCCGTCCACCACGCGGTGATCGTAACTCAGCGTCAGATAGACCATCGAGCGGATGGCGATGGCGTCGTCCACAACCACCGGCCGCTTTTCGATCGTTCCGAGGCCCAGAATCGCCACGTTCGGCTGGCTGATCACCGGCAAGCCCATGAGGCCGCCAAAAACGCCGGGATTGGTGATCGAAAAAGTCCCTTCCTGAACCTCCTCGGGCTTGAGGCGCTTCGAGCGGGCGCGCTCGGCAAGGTCGTTGATGGCGCGCTGCAAACCGAGGAAATTTTTCTCCTCGGCGTTCTTCACCACAGGAACGATCAGCCCCCAATCGAGAGCCACGGCGATGCCGATGTTGCATTCGCGGTGGTAAACGATGTTGGTTCCATCCACGGACGAATTCACCGTGGGGAAGGCACGCAAACCCTCGACGGCGGCGCGGATGAAGAACGGCATGAAGGTGAGCTTCGAGCCGGTCGTGCGCTCGAATTCGTCCTTCTTCTGGTTGCGCAGCTTGACCAAGCCCGTAACGTCCGCTTCGTCGATGGAATAGACGTGCGGAGAAACGCGCTTCGAGAGCACCATGTGTTCAGCAATTTTCTGCCGCATCACGGACATGGGTTCGACGCTGTAATTTCCAAAGTACATGCGCTCACGCGGCACGGCCGACTCGAAAGCTGCGTGTGCTTGCGCCCCTCCCGCCGGCGGTACTGCTGCCGGACGCGCCGCAGAGGCATATGCGGCTGCGGGAGATTGCTGGCCCCGCGCGCCGCCGCCTTCGATGGCGGAAAGAATGTCGCGTTTGCTGACTCGGCCACCCGCACCTGTTCCGGGCACTTGCGTCAAATCGATGTTGTTCTCCCGGGCAAGGCGCCGAACCAGGGGTGAGCTGCGAATTTTTTCTGTGCCGGGACGCTGCGGCGGAGCCGCCGTACCCGCCGCCGCAACGGGAGCCGGACGCGGCGCCGGAGCCACTGGAACGGGTTTCGCCGCCTCGGCCTTGGTTGGTTCGCCCAAGTGCATGGGTTCCTCTTTCGCCTGCGGCTTTGCAGGCGCCGGTGCGGGCGCCGCCGTTGCAGCGCCAGCGCCAGCGCCATCGCCGTCAATCACGCCGACGACGGTCTGAATCGGTACCGTCTGGCCCTCGGAGACTTTGATCTCCTTCAGCACTCCGGCTGCGGGCGATGGAATTTCCGCGTCCACCTTGTCAGTGGAAATCTCGAAGAGCGGCTCGTCGCGCTCGACCTTCTCGCCGGGCTTCTTCAGCCACTTGGTGATTGTCCCCTCAAAAATGCTTTCCCCCATCTGAGGCATGATTACGTTCGTTGACATCAGTCTCTCCTTCGAATCAAAACCCGAATCTCAATACGCGGCCAGCTCGCGCGCCGCGGAAAGAATATCGTTCACGTTGGGCAAAAAGCGCTCTTCGAGCGGCGGCGAGAATGGCACCGGCGAATCCTTCGCCGTCACGCGCAGAACCGGCCCATCCAAATCCTCGAACGCTCCTTCGCAGGCCACTGCGGCGATTTCGCCGGCAATGCCGCCAGTGCGCGTGTCTTCATGAACAATCAGCAGTTTGTTCGTCTTCTTCACCGACTGCAAAATCGTTTCTTTGTCGAGCGGCAGCAGCGTGCGCAGGTCGATGACTTCCACGTCGACTCCCTCCCTGGCGAGCGTCTCCGCCGCTTCGAGAGAGCTATGCATCATCGCCGCATAAGTGACGATCGTCAGATCGCGGCCCTCGCGCCGGACGATGGCTTTGCCGATGGGCACCGTGTAATCGTCCTCGGGCAGCTCTTCTTTGATCCGCCGGTACAAGAATTTGTGCTCGAGAAATAGCACAGGATTGTTGTCGCGGATTGCGGACTTGAGCAAACCTTTCGCGTCGTAGGCGGTCGAGGGATAAATCACCTTCAACCCCGGCGTGTGGACGAAGTACATCTCCGGATTCGCGGAATGGAAAGGCCCGCCGTGAACGCCGCCGCCCGAGGGTCCGCGCATCACCATCGGCACCGGAGCGCCCCAGCGGTAGTGCGATTTGGCCACAAAATTCGTAATCTGATTGAAACAGCAAGCGATGAAATCGATGAACTGCAGTTCGGCGATAGGCCGCAAGCCCTGATAGCTCATGCCCACGGCTGCGCCGATGATCGCCGTTTCGCTGATGGGCGTGTCGATGACGCGCTCCCAGCCAAAACGCTCGAGCAAACCCGCCGTCACTTTGAATGCGCCGCCGTAAACGCCGATGTCTTCTCCGATGGCCACGACTGCCGGGTCGCGTTCCATCTCTTCGAAAATCGCCTGGCGAATCGCCTCGAGCATCGTGACCGGCGCCATTACTTTCTCCCCTCTTTGCCCTTGGGGCCTCTGCCGAAGGGAACACGCGCGGGAACCTTGGGCTTTTCTGGACGCCCATTCGACTTGCCCGCTGATTTTTGCGCTGCAGCAATCGTTCTCGAAGACTTCGCTCCGTTGCCGCCATTCGCGCCCGCTGCCGCGGATTGCTTCGTCATCGTGGACGCCAAATCAAATCCGCCGAAATCGGTGACTTCCCATTCCGGCTTCACGCTCGATTGCGGCGGCGTGACTTCTTTTTTAGACCGCTTCCATTCGGCTTCGATCGTGTGGCAGCCGTCGCAGTAAACGCCCTGTTCGGCCAGTTCCGGGGGCGGAAAGGGGGATTTCTCGGCGACGTCGAGAGCTGCCTCCAATTCCTTCTCGATGCGCGCCGCGAATTCAGACTTCGTTTTCTCATCCCAAAGATTGTTTTGGGTAAGATATTTTTCGTAGCGCGCAATCGGATCCCGCGCTTCCCAGTATTCAAACATTTTCTTCGGCACGTACTCCGCCGGATCGTGCTGCGCGTGGCCCTTCATGCGCATGGTCTTCGACTCGATCAGCACCGGCCCTTTGCCCGCGCGGCAGCGGTCCACGGCTTCCTTCGTGGCCTGGTAAACGGCGACCACATCATTGCCGTCCACGATAGAGCTTGCGATGCCGTAGGCCTTCGCGCGGTCGGCCAGATCGTGAATCGGTACCTGTTTTGCCACGGGCGTCGAATAAGCCCACTGATTGTTTTCGACAACGAGCACAAGCGGTGCGTGCTGCGTCGCGGCGAAATTCAATCCTTCGTGGAACGCTCCTGTGGACGTCGCGCCGTCGCCGACCCACGTCATGGCCACGATGTTTTGGCCGAGATAGCGTCCCGCGATGGCGACGCCGGTCATCACCGGAACCAGATCGCCAAGCATGGAAATCGGCGAAACGACGTGCCGCCCCTTGAGATCCCCGAAGTGGCTCGTGCCGTCCTTGCCCTTTGTCGGCGAATCGTAGCGCGCCATGTATTGCATCAGGATATCGGCCGGTTTGTAGCCCTTCACGAGCAGGCCGCCGACGTTGCGAATCATCGGCGCAATCCAGTCGCGCTTCTCAAGCGCATACGCCGTGCCCACGGAGGTTGCCTCTTGTCCCAGATTCGAATACAGCCCGCCGACAACTTTGTTTTGCCGAAACAGCCGGACGAGCTGCTCATCCAGCATGCGGTTCAACTTCATGTAGTAATAAAGTTCGAGGTGCTGATCCCTCGTGAGCGGATAGCTCATATTCTGCTCCCTGCGCGACTTCCCATTATCCTACTCCGGCTCGTTCCGCGATACCGCCGAGTTCTCATTTTTGGGCTCGTGGCACTGCTTCTTTTTCAGGTGCCCACGTGCGCCACGGGCGTTTCGTGTTCCCGCAAAACCTCTTCCAATGTTTCGCGCGCTACCAATTGCATCTTGCGTCCGAAAATCTCTCCTAGATGGAAAACAATTCGCGGCGCAACTTCCTCGCGGCTGACTGCTCGCCCCAGCAATCGCTCGAGCGACGTCGCTCGCTTATCGGGAATGCCGCACGGAACGATCAAATCGAAGTAGCGCAAATCCGTCGAGACATTGTAAGCGAATCCGTGCGAAGTAACCCATCGGCTCAAATGCACGCCAATGGCTGCGAGCTTTTCTGACGCATTACCATTCATGCCGCCGGAAAGAACATCGACCCAAACGCCCGTCAAGCCCGCTTTACGACCTGTCTCAATTCCGAATTCCGCCGTCGCGCGGATCATCGCCTCTTCCAACTGGCGCACATACCATGCAACGTCACGCCGGATCGCGGCGAGATTCAGGATTGGATAGCCAACGATCTGTCCCGGCCCGTGATAGGTGATGTCGCCCCCGCGATCGGTAGCGTGAAATTCGACGCCCATCTGCCGCAACAAATGTGACGATGCCAGCAGATTTTCCTGATGCCCGTTGCGCCCGAGCGTGATGACGTGCGGATGCTCGCACAAAAGTAAAACGTCCGGCACAGCATCGGCTCTGCGCGCGGCAACGAGCTTCCGCTGCAAATCGAAGGCGGGACCGTATTGCATCAGTCCCAAATCGACAACCCAGCACGTTTTGTCGTGCGCCGTCACTTCTCTTTCATCCTTTGGCAACCCGCTCCCGCACGTTGCGACACTGCAAGCATCCTAAGCGTTGATCGTCAAGCCCATCACGGAATTGAACGCGTCGCCCATCGCTTCCCAAACGGTCGGATGCGCGTGGATCATCGCCATCATGTCGTCAATCGTGCCTTCGAGCTGCAATGCGGTTGTCGCCTCAGCGATGATTTCCGTCGAGAGCGAACCAATCGAATGCACGCCCAGGACCTCATTGTACTTCTCGTCCGCCACGACTTTGATGAATCCTTCATGACGTCCCAAAATCGATGACTTGCTGTTCCCCACGAATGGGAATTTCCCTGTTTTCACTTTGTGGCCGGCATCGCGCGCCTGCTTTTCGGTTAATCCAATCGACCCGATTTGTGGATCACAGAAGGTACAATTCGGACAGCGCAGGCGGTCGAAAGGCTGCACCGGTTTTCCGGCCATACGCCCAACGGCAATAATTCCCTCCATCGAAGCGGCGTGCGCCAGTTGCGGCAGGCCGGCGACGATGTCGCCGATCGCGTACAGATGCGGCTCGGCGGTTTCCATGTAGCCATTGGTGTGAACAAATCCGCGTTCGACCTTCGCGGCAGTTTTCTCCAAGCCAACATTTTCTGTGACCGGCCTGCGCCCGACCGCAATTAACACTTTTTCGGCGGAAATGTTCTGAAGTTTGCCGGCCTTGTCCTTGAATGCGACGCTCATGCCTTTCGCATCCTTCTTCACCGATTCAACGCCGGCTTCCAGTTCAAATCGAATGCCGCGCTTGCGAAACGCTTTGCCCAGCTCCGCGGAAATTTCTTCATCCTCGAGCGGCACCATGCGTGGCAGCTTTTCGAGAATCGTGACGTCCGTGCCAAATGTTTTGTAAATCGAAGCGAACTCCACGCCCACTGCGCCAGCGCCCACAATGACAAGCGACTTGGGAATCGAAGGCATATCGAGCATGCCGCGATTGTCCAGAATGTCCTGGTTGTTGATGGTGATGCCAGGCAGCGAGCGCGAATCGGAGCCCGAGGCGAGCATAATGTTGGCAGCTTCAATTTCCGTTTTCTTGCCGTCCTTCTCCACGGAAACGCGCCCCCGTCCGACAATTTGGCCCCAGCCTTGCATCGACTCCACTTTGTTTTTCTTGAAGAGAAACTCGATGCCCTTGGCGTGTTTATTGACGATCTTCGTCTTGCGCGCGATCATCGCCGGCCAATTCACTTTCACTTCTTTGACTTCGAAGCCAAATTCCGACGCGCGCTGGAAATCCTCGTACAATTCAGCATGGTGAAGCAAAACCTTGGTCGGAATGCAGCCGATGTGCAGGCAGGTGCCACCGAGAAACGGATCTTTCTCGATGACGACGGTCTTCAGGCCCCATTGTCCCGCGCGAATTGCCGCGACGTATCCTCCGGGGCCGCTTCCTATGATGGCAAGATCGTATTTGGCCAAACTATTCCTCCCTGGCGGGCGCTCGGCCCGCTCGCGCTGTTATTCTGAAGGGGATTCATCGCTGCGGGACACAGCGCACCACGTTCGACCCGCGCAAAG carries:
- the lpdA gene encoding dihydrolipoyl dehydrogenase → MAKYDLAIIGSGPGGYVAAIRAGQWGLKTVVIEKDPFLGGTCLHIGCIPTKVLLHHAELYEDFQRASEFGFEVKEVKVNWPAMIARKTKIVNKHAKGIEFLFKKNKVESMQGWGQIVGRGRVSVEKDGKKTEIEAANIMLASGSDSRSLPGITINNQDILDNRGMLDMPSIPKSLVIVGAGAVGVEFASIYKTFGTDVTILEKLPRMVPLEDEEISAELGKAFRKRGIRFELEAGVESVKKDAKGMSVAFKDKAGKLQNISAEKVLIAVGRRPVTENVGLEKTAAKVERGFVHTNGYMETAEPHLYAIGDIVAGLPQLAHAASMEGIIAVGRMAGKPVQPFDRLRCPNCTFCDPQIGSIGLTEKQARDAGHKVKTGKFPFVGNSKSSILGRHEGFIKVVADEKYNEVLGVHSIGSLSTEIIAEATTALQLEGTIDDMMAMIHAHPTVWEAMGDAFNSVMGLTINA
- a CDS encoding dihydrolipoamide acetyltransferase family protein; the encoded protein is MSTNVIMPQMGESIFEGTITKWLKKPGEKVERDEPLFEISTDKVDAEIPSPAAGVLKEIKVSEGQTVPIQTVVGVIDGDGAGAGAATAAPAPAPAKPQAKEEPMHLGEPTKAEAAKPVPVAPAPRPAPVAAAGTAAPPQRPGTEKIRSSPLVRRLARENNIDLTQVPGTGAGGRVSKRDILSAIEGGGARGQQSPAAAYASAARPAAVPPAGGAQAHAAFESAVPRERMYFGNYSVEPMSVMRQKIAEHMVLSKRVSPHVYSIDEADVTGLVKLRNQKKDEFERTTGSKLTFMPFFIRAAVEGLRAFPTVNSSVDGTNIVYHRECNIGIAVALDWGLIVPVVKNAEEKNFLGLQRAINDLAERARSKRLKPEEVQEGTFSITNPGVFGGLMGLPVISQPNVAILGLGTIEKRPVVVDDAIAIRSMVYLTLSYDHRVVDGAIAHQFMGKIKHFLENWSESVL
- the lipB gene encoding lipoyl(octanoyl) transferase LipB, with amino-acid sequence MTAHDKTCWVVDLGLMQYGPAFDLQRKLVAARRADAVPDVLLLCEHPHVITLGRNGHQENLLASSHLLRQMGVEFHATDRGGDITYHGPGQIVGYPILNLAAIRRDVAWYVRQLEEAMIRATAEFGIETGRKAGLTGVWVDVLSGGMNGNASEKLAAIGVHLSRWVTSHGFAYNVSTDLRYFDLIVPCGIPDKRATSLERLLGRAVSREEVAPRIVFHLGEIFGRKMQLVARETLEEVLREHETPVAHVGT
- a CDS encoding HipA family kinase, with product MRGGAQSHLMRCEDENYYIVKFQNNPQGTRILANELLGTRLAARIGLAVATAAVVEVRPEMVALTEDLVVQLGRGRIPCAAGLQFGSQYPGEPARTPVYDFLPDEQLREVENLADFAGVLAFDKWTCNTNGRQAIFLRARDSERYRAVMIDHGFCFNAGEWNFPDAPLRGIYARSRVYEGVGDWEAFEPWLARIEQRITEDVLDEIAREIPPEWYNFDQEALYRMMEQLLRRRKRVRELIQSAKNSTHVPFPNWT
- a CDS encoding thiamine pyrophosphate-dependent dehydrogenase E1 component subunit alpha; this encodes MSYPLTRDQHLELYYYMKLNRMLDEQLVRLFRQNKVVGGLYSNLGQEATSVGTAYALEKRDWIAPMIRNVGGLLVKGYKPADILMQYMARYDSPTKGKDGTSHFGDLKGRHVVSPISMLGDLVPVMTGVAIAGRYLGQNIVAMTWVGDGATSTGAFHEGLNFAATQHAPLVLVVENNQWAYSTPVAKQVPIHDLADRAKAYGIASSIVDGNDVVAVYQATKEAVDRCRAGKGPVLIESKTMRMKGHAQHDPAEYVPKKMFEYWEARDPIARYEKYLTQNNLWDEKTKSEFAARIEKELEAALDVAEKSPFPPPELAEQGVYCDGCHTIEAEWKRSKKEVTPPQSSVKPEWEVTDFGGFDLASTMTKQSAAAGANGGNGAKSSRTIAAAQKSAGKSNGRPEKPKVPARVPFGRGPKGKEGRK
- a CDS encoding alpha-ketoacid dehydrogenase subunit beta; translated protein: MAPVTMLEAIRQAIFEEMERDPAVVAIGEDIGVYGGAFKVTAGLLERFGWERVIDTPISETAIIGAAVGMSYQGLRPIAELQFIDFIACCFNQITNFVAKSHYRWGAPVPMVMRGPSGGGVHGGPFHSANPEMYFVHTPGLKVIYPSTAYDAKGLLKSAIRDNNPVLFLEHKFLYRRIKEELPEDDYTVPIGKAIVRREGRDLTIVTYAAMMHSSLEAAETLAREGVDVEVIDLRTLLPLDKETILQSVKKTNKLLIVHEDTRTGGIAGEIAAVACEGAFEDLDGPVLRVTAKDSPVPFSPPLEERFLPNVNDILSAARELAAY
- a CDS encoding DUF3037 domain-containing protein, whose amino-acid sequence is MPERNTLTYRVLRYTPNLIRDEWVNIGIVLEDPRKQQARARLIEESSELARVRRLHPAADENLLRSLPSEFDTQLAATGASGAWIERMEQTLSNTLQLSPRKAVLAEDFEAELDRLYRDHVAVPPRQSRGAAILESTRAWIRTRLNDIFRRHRILAKMEKNVKAEQFTQPGDPLRIDYAYRYNGTRGYLQAFSLGRDPAQAKVLAYTAERIRARQARPGEQANSEFTAITEAAPERDNPRHQFIVRLFDEQKIAMVPLAQAEIFAERLRVQLR